The Apis mellifera strain DH4 linkage group LG8, Amel_HAv3.1, whole genome shotgun sequence genome contains a region encoding:
- the LOC724398 gene encoding LOW QUALITY PROTEIN: gibberellin-regulated protein 14 (The sequence of the model RefSeq protein was modified relative to this genomic sequence to represent the inferred CDS: inserted 2 bases in 1 codon), with protein sequence MCRSSRHNSERSSVKDVLLCDIYLXRSPRNSTMLLHLTTLLLVACTTRVYSKPAPEPPSSYFPPSNGGSLSSGNYGPPSLPDRYGPPQQQPIVHKHVYVHVPPPEAPEYKPPKYIPPAAPPQKHYKIVFIKAPTPPTPTAPALPPLPPQDEEKTLIYVLVKKPEEAPEVVLPTQAPTQPSKPEVYFIRYKTQKESQNVEYGPPAQPPSDNYGAPPSSPGGPY encoded by the exons ATGTGTCGATCCAGCCGACACAACAGTGAAAGATCGTCGGTGAAAGACGTTCTCCTTTGCGACATCTATCT TCGGTCGCCGCGAAATTCAACCATGTTGCTCCACCTG ACCACGCTACTATTGGTAGCTTGTACAACGAGGGTATATTCGAAACCAGCACCGGAACCACCCAGCTCTTACTTCCCCCCATCGAATGGCGGCAGTTTGTCATCCGGTAATTATGGTCCCCCGTCGCTTCCAGATCGGTATGGGCCGCCCCAGCAACAACCGATCGTCCACAAACACGTTTACGTCCACGTGCCACCTCCAGAGGCTCCGGAATACAAACCGCCGAAATACATACCACCCGCGGCACCACCGCAGAAACATTACAAGATAGTGTTTATAAAGGCGCCAACGCCACCTACGCCAACAGCACCAGCTCTACCACCATTACCGCCTCAAGACGAAGAAAAAACTTTGATCTACGTTCTGGTGAAAAAACCGGAGGAAGCGCCAGAAGTGGTTCTTCCCACTCAAGCACCAACGCAACCTAGCAAACCGGAAGTTTATTTCATTCGATACAAGACACAG AAAGAATCTCAAAATGTGGAATATGGACCTCCAGCACAACCTCCTTCGGATAACTATGGAGCTCCACCATCAAGTCCTGGCGGaccttattaa
- the LOC724443 gene encoding lysophospholipid acyltransferase 5 — translation MFSIVSFLSEHLNVPEAASRLFLSILVGFPIAFIHRYTLYGKYPIYQHIFFITCGVSICLWNFGFNLFHSGLAVYLTYGILKYLGGSSLAVFIIFVFNIVYLFCGYYVTSTGGYDIKWTMPQCVLTLRLISIAFDMLDGQKSEETLSLQQKQVALKDHPTFLEIAGFSYFPASFIVGPQFSMKRYLDFVQGRFTSISPDGNFIVQEIEIHDSIIPGIFQLFLGIVYVILHQLGTWYLPHEYILSMEFRQQPFLKRIFIIALWGHVNLYKYVCCWLLAEGVCTICGLSYNGRDEKGRPLWNGCTNINVLKFETATKFKHYILSFNISTNNWCAEYIYKRVKVFGSVTCSQILTLLFLAVWHGVHSGYYFCFFLEFIIMYAERDLTKVLKKQEKLQKLLENRLELRILVWIFLRLHTLALMGYCLVCFTFLSYSVYHQVYSSLYHYGLLVYLIYSLISVTVKFFFFKKHIKQLE, via the exons atgttTAGTATTGTATCATTCTTGTCTGAACATTTAAATGTACCTGAGGCTGCAAGTCGTCTTTTTTTGTCCATTTTAGTTG gATTTCCAATCGCCTTCATTCATAGATATACTTTATATGGAAAATACCCAATTTatcaacatatattttttataacctGTGGTGTTTCGATTTGCTTGTGGAATTTTG gatttaatctatttcattCAGGACTAGCAGTGTATCTCACTTAtggcattttaaaatatcttggtGGTTCTTCTTTggcagtttttattatttttgtcttcAACATAGTTTATCTTTTTTGTG gATATTATGTAACAAGTACAGGTGGTTACGATATAAAATGGACAATGCCACAATGTGTATTAACTTTGCGATTAATTAGTATCGCATTCGATATGTTAGATGGCCAAAAATCCGAA gaAACATTATCTCTGCAACAAAAACAAGTAGCCTTAAAAGATCATCCAACGTTTTTGGAGATTGCaggattttcatattttccagCATCATTTATCGTTGGGCCACAATTTAGCATGAAAAGATATTTAGATTTTGTACAAGGACGATTTACATCGATTAGTCCGGATGGT AATTTTATAGtacaagaaattgaaattcatgaTTCTATCATTCCTggtatttttcaattgtttcttGGAATCGTATATGTGATACTTCATCAATTAGGAACTTGGTACTTAcctcatgaatatattttaagtatggAGTTTCGACAGCAACCCTTTTTGaaacgtatttttattattgctttGTGGGGTCACGTCAATCTGTACAAATATGTTTGTTGCTGGTTATTGGCTGAAGGG gtTTGTACAATATGTGGTTTATCTTATAATGGAAGAGATGAAAAAGGTCGTCCTCTATGGAATGgttgtacaaatattaatgtgttaaaatttgaaacagcAACTAAATTTAAGCATTATAttctatcatttaatataagtaCTAATAATTGGTGTGcggaatatatttacaaacgaGTGAAAGTTTTCGGATCAGTAACCTGTAGTCAAATTTTGACATTACTTTTTCTTGCGGTATGGCATGGAGTCCATTCAGgatattatttttgctttttcctcgaatttaTCATCATGTATGCTGAAAGAGAT ttAACCAAAGTATTGAAGAAGCaagaaaaattacagaaattgTTAGAAAATCGTCTTGAACTTAGAATTCTCGTATGGATTTTCTTGCGTCTACACACGCTTGCTTTAATGGGTTATTGTCTTGTTTgctttacatttttatcatattctgTTTATCATCAAGTTTATTCTTCCTTATATCACTATGGTCTTCTagtatatctaatttattctcttataTCTGTAacggttaaattttttttttttaagaaacacATAAAACAACTTGAGTAG